In Candidatus Hydrogenedentota bacterium, a single window of DNA contains:
- a CDS encoding putative zinc-binding protein, whose product MVFACSGASDVGGITDQAARKLSREKVASMSCAAAVAAGIPDILKKVQSADSVLVLDGCDHECAAVVMRKGGFEKFAHVRLKELGLEKGKSPATEENIARVTVACSDVLEGKSSITT is encoded by the coding sequence ATGGTGTTTGCGTGTTCGGGCGCGTCGGACGTGGGCGGCATCACAGATCAGGCTGCGCGCAAACTCTCTCGCGAGAAAGTCGCTTCGATGAGCTGCGCCGCCGCGGTCGCCGCGGGAATTCCGGACATTCTCAAGAAAGTCCAGTCGGCGGACTCGGTTCTCGTGTTGGATGGTTGCGACCACGAATGTGCCGCCGTCGTGATGCGAAAGGGCGGCTTTGAGAAGTTCGCTCACGTTCGCTTGAAGGAGCTTGGTCTGGAGAAGGGCAAGTCGCCCGCGACGGAAGAGAATATTGCGAGGGTAACCGTTGCCTGCTCCGACGTGCTCGAAGGCAAGTCCAGCATCACGACATAG